A single Rubrivivax gelatinosus IL144 DNA region contains:
- the tssJ gene encoding type VI secretion system lipoprotein TssJ — MSTLKALALRASFSGAVLLTGCASSQGVLALDKPLEWLGMKKPELPPAAVIPLERKVTLRLHAGDRLNTDSGGRSLSIVVRIYKLKDVDSFMASPLAAFQDDKAEKAAFGESLIAVREVVLTPGQKYEVVETLAPSVSNLAVVAQFRAPADGRWRFAFSAQAAEKTGITLGLHGCAMSVATGEPVNTAPELLRLAGVHCR, encoded by the coding sequence GTGTCAACCCTCAAAGCGCTGGCTCTCAGGGCATCATTCTCGGGGGCCGTGCTGCTCACTGGCTGCGCCTCTTCCCAGGGAGTTTTGGCACTCGACAAGCCGCTCGAATGGCTGGGGATGAAGAAGCCGGAGTTGCCGCCAGCCGCTGTCATTCCGCTCGAACGGAAAGTGACGCTTCGCTTGCACGCAGGCGACAGACTGAACACCGATTCGGGGGGGCGTTCTCTTTCGATTGTTGTCAGAATTTACAAGTTGAAAGATGTTGATTCCTTCATGGCTTCGCCGCTGGCAGCTTTCCAGGACGACAAGGCAGAGAAAGCTGCTTTCGGGGAATCGCTCATCGCGGTTCGTGAAGTCGTGCTCACGCCCGGCCAGAAGTACGAAGTTGTGGAAACGCTCGCACCCTCGGTCTCGAACCTGGCCGTGGTGGCGCAGTTTCGCGCGCCTGCCGATGGCCGCTGGCGCTTCGCCTTTTCCGCCCAGGCGGCTGAGAAGACCGGCATCACACTGGGCTTGCACGGCTGCGCCATGAGCGTGGCCACCGGCGAGCCCGTGAACACGGCCCCCGAACTGCTGCGCCTGGCGGGGGTGCACTGCCGCTGA
- a CDS encoding Hcp family type VI secretion system effector — translation MKDIYVVFKNSDIKGETRDSKHAAEYGIEVGSFEHRIQQPKSAAASSSGGHTAERTEHGEMIFTKEIDSASTKLWQASSAGTVYKDVDIYFYRAFGGQDKTQSGTKRVNYLKIQLKNVVVSSVSTNIVSGTELPTEVFGLKYSAVQWTYNEAPLDGASAKNTNVQGMWNLKTNDVSFAG, via the coding sequence ATGAAGGACATCTACGTCGTTTTCAAGAATTCCGACATCAAGGGCGAGACCCGCGATTCCAAGCATGCCGCGGAGTACGGCATCGAGGTCGGTTCGTTCGAGCACCGAATCCAGCAGCCGAAGTCGGCTGCCGCCTCATCCTCAGGCGGCCACACCGCAGAACGCACCGAGCATGGGGAGATGATCTTCACGAAGGAGATCGATTCCGCCAGCACCAAGCTCTGGCAAGCCAGTTCGGCCGGCACCGTCTACAAGGACGTGGACATCTACTTCTACCGTGCCTTCGGCGGCCAAGACAAGACGCAGAGCGGCACGAAGCGCGTGAACTACCTGAAGATCCAGCTCAAGAACGTGGTGGTGTCATCGGTATCCACCAACATCGTCAGCGGCACCGAGCTGCCGACCGAGGTCTTTGGCCTCAAGTACTCGGCGGTGCAATGGACCTACAACGAGGCCCCGCTCGACGGCGCCTCGGCCAAGAACACCAACGTCCAAGGCATGTGGAACCTCAAGACCAACGACGTTTCGTTCGCGGGCTGA
- the tssC gene encoding type VI secretion system contractile sheath large subunit, with translation MSQAALQVQPPAAEGSLLDQIVSASKVARSEAEHTHAKDIIAELVREVLGGTVVVSENLSVTLDARVAELDRLISEQLSEVMHHVDFQNLESSWRGLHYLCKQTSTGSTLKIQVLNATRKELVKDFQAAVDFDQSALFKKVYEEEYGTFGGAPFGALIGDYAITRQPEDMYFLEQMSHVAAAAHAPFISAASPQLFGLESFDELGRPRDLSKVFDSVEYAKWRSLRESEDSRYVGLTVPRFLGRLPYNPKDGTTTEGFNFIENVDGSDHSKYLWVNTAYAMGARLTSAFEKYGWCAAIRGVEGGGLVEDLPTHTFKTDDGEVALKCPTEIAITDRREKELSDLGFIPLVHCKNTDYAAFFGAQSSQKARKYDSDSANANAVLSSQLQYMFAVCRIAHYMKAMMRDKIGSFASASNVQEFLNAWIRQYVTTDDNATQEVKAAYPLREASVEVSEVPGRPGVYRAVSFIRPHFQLDELTVSLRLVAELPQGRKG, from the coding sequence ATGTCTCAAGCAGCACTCCAAGTCCAGCCCCCCGCGGCCGAAGGCAGCCTGCTCGACCAGATCGTCAGCGCCAGCAAGGTTGCGCGCTCCGAGGCCGAGCACACGCACGCGAAGGACATCATCGCCGAACTCGTGCGCGAGGTGCTCGGAGGCACGGTCGTCGTTTCGGAGAACCTGAGCGTCACGCTGGATGCCCGCGTGGCCGAACTCGACCGCCTGATCTCCGAGCAGCTGTCGGAGGTGATGCACCACGTCGACTTCCAGAATCTCGAGTCGAGCTGGAGAGGTCTGCACTACCTTTGCAAGCAGACTTCCACTGGCTCGACGCTGAAGATCCAAGTCCTCAACGCGACCCGCAAAGAACTGGTCAAGGACTTCCAGGCTGCGGTCGACTTCGACCAGAGCGCACTTTTCAAGAAGGTCTACGAAGAAGAGTACGGCACCTTCGGCGGCGCGCCGTTCGGGGCCCTCATTGGCGACTACGCCATCACGCGCCAGCCCGAAGACATGTACTTCCTGGAGCAGATGTCGCATGTGGCCGCGGCCGCGCACGCGCCGTTCATCAGCGCTGCATCGCCCCAGTTGTTCGGTCTGGAGAGCTTCGACGAACTGGGGCGGCCGCGCGACCTGTCCAAGGTGTTCGACTCGGTCGAGTATGCGAAGTGGCGCTCGCTGCGCGAATCCGAGGACTCTCGCTACGTCGGCCTCACGGTTCCACGCTTTCTGGGCCGGCTGCCGTACAACCCGAAGGACGGTACGACGACCGAAGGCTTCAACTTCATCGAGAACGTCGACGGCTCCGACCACAGCAAGTACCTGTGGGTCAACACTGCCTACGCGATGGGCGCCCGGTTGACTTCGGCCTTCGAGAAGTACGGCTGGTGCGCGGCCATTCGCGGCGTCGAAGGCGGGGGGCTGGTGGAAGACTTGCCGACGCACACCTTCAAGACCGATGACGGCGAGGTGGCGCTGAAGTGCCCCACCGAGATCGCCATTACCGATCGCCGCGAGAAGGAGTTGAGCGACCTCGGTTTCATCCCGCTGGTGCACTGCAAGAACACCGACTACGCCGCGTTCTTCGGTGCTCAGTCGTCGCAGAAGGCCCGGAAGTACGACAGCGACAGCGCCAACGCGAATGCCGTGCTGTCGTCCCAGCTGCAGTACATGTTCGCGGTCTGCCGCATCGCGCATTACATGAAGGCGATGATGCGCGACAAGATCGGCAGCTTCGCGTCGGCAAGCAATGTCCAGGAGTTTCTGAATGCCTGGATCCGGCAGTACGTGACCACCGACGACAACGCCACGCAGGAAGTGAAAGCCGCTTACCCGCTGCGAGAGGCCAGCGTCGAGGTGAGCGAGGTTCCTGGCCGCCCAGGCGTGTATCGGGCCGTCAGCTTCATCCGTCCCCACTTCCAGCTCGACGAACTGACAGTATCCCTGCGTCTGGTGGCCGAGTTACCGCAGGGGCGCAAGGGTTAG
- the tssB gene encoding type VI secretion system contractile sheath small subunit encodes MAKKESVQKRLEKIRPPRVQLTYDVEVGDAIEQKELPFVVGVLGDFTGKQDPAKPLPKLKDRKFVNVDLDNFDDVLKGMAPQASYRVKNTLSEEGGEFAVNLRFDKFDDFRPEAVVQQVEPLRKLLEARAKLADLRNKLAGNEKLEDLLGEVLRNTEQLHMLGTETQSSGE; translated from the coding sequence ATGGCCAAGAAAGAGAGCGTCCAAAAGCGCCTCGAGAAGATTCGCCCGCCTCGCGTGCAACTCACCTACGACGTCGAAGTGGGTGATGCGATCGAGCAGAAGGAACTGCCATTCGTGGTCGGCGTTCTTGGCGACTTCACCGGCAAGCAGGACCCGGCCAAGCCGCTGCCCAAGCTGAAGGACCGCAAGTTCGTCAACGTCGACCTCGACAACTTCGACGACGTCCTCAAGGGCATGGCGCCGCAGGCCTCTTACCGGGTGAAGAACACGCTCAGCGAAGAAGGCGGAGAGTTCGCCGTGAACCTGAGGTTCGACAAGTTCGATGACTTCCGCCCCGAGGCCGTGGTCCAACAGGTCGAGCCGCTGAGGAAGTTGCTGGAAGCGCGCGCCAAGCTCGCCGACCTGCGCAACAAGCTCGCTGGCAACGAGAAGCTCGAAGACCTGCTGGGCGAGGTGCTACGCAACACCGAGCAGTTGCACATGCTCGGCACCGAGACCCAGTCGTCCGGGGAATGA
- the tssG gene encoding type VI secretion system baseplate subunit TssG produces the protein MPPAQRRQPPAVITRLLEEPHGFGFFQALRLLERWFRRQEGLSSAQVLGQRLAVRNPLSLSFPASEIAHLSMEGDLHSDDGVPQSLGLRRIALTPAFIGLLGAGGALPHYYTELLAEREAYHRDRAGRAFLDIFLHRATVLFYQGWQKHRLPVQFEADRSNRYLPLVLSLAGLGHAGVRQRLQASKGGVADDALAFFAGTLQRRPLSAVALQRVLQQHFGVPVRLEQFIGRWFTLPRANQSHLGLKNMRLGHDVVMGERVWQRDLRLRLTFGPLTRRRFARFLPGGPAALALAELLGLMTGGTLEYEVRLTLRAEDVHGITLDGSSSARLGWDSFLVTEPVRQDRSDLGYDLLALA, from the coding sequence GTGCCCCCGGCGCAGCGGCGGCAGCCCCCTGCTGTAATCACGCGGCTGCTGGAAGAGCCGCACGGTTTCGGCTTCTTTCAGGCGCTGCGGTTGCTGGAGCGATGGTTTCGCCGGCAAGAAGGACTGTCTTCCGCGCAGGTGTTGGGGCAGCGGCTGGCGGTACGCAACCCGCTGTCGCTGTCGTTTCCCGCCAGCGAGATCGCCCACCTGTCGATGGAAGGGGATCTGCACTCCGACGACGGCGTGCCGCAGTCGCTCGGCCTGCGACGCATCGCGCTCACGCCGGCCTTCATCGGACTGCTGGGCGCCGGCGGTGCCCTGCCCCACTACTACACCGAACTCCTCGCCGAACGCGAGGCCTACCACCGCGATCGCGCGGGCCGCGCCTTCCTGGACATCTTCCTCCACCGCGCGACGGTGCTCTTCTACCAAGGCTGGCAGAAGCACCGTCTGCCGGTGCAGTTCGAGGCCGACCGCAGCAACCGTTACCTGCCGCTGGTGCTGTCGCTGGCCGGCCTCGGCCATGCCGGCGTGCGCCAACGCCTGCAGGCCAGCAAGGGCGGCGTGGCCGACGACGCGCTGGCTTTCTTTGCCGGCACCCTGCAGCGCCGGCCGCTGTCGGCCGTGGCACTGCAGCGCGTGCTGCAGCAGCACTTCGGCGTGCCGGTGCGGCTGGAGCAGTTCATCGGCCGCTGGTTCACGCTGCCGCGAGCCAACCAGTCGCACCTGGGCCTGAAGAACATGCGGCTGGGCCACGACGTGGTGATGGGCGAGCGTGTCTGGCAGCGCGATCTGCGGCTGCGCCTGACCTTCGGCCCGTTGACGCGCCGTCGCTTCGCCCGCTTCCTGCCCGGCGGCCCGGCAGCGCTGGCGCTGGCCGAACTGCTGGGGCTGATGACTGGCGGCACGCTCGAATACGAAGTCCGCCTGACGCTGCGCGCCGAAGATGTGCATGGCATCACCCTCGATGGCAGTTCGTCCGCCCGTCTGGGCTGGGACAGTTTTCTCGTCACCGAACCCGTTCGACAGGACCGTAGCGATCTGGGCTACGACCTGCTGGCTCTGGCCTGA
- the tssH gene encoding type VI secretion system ATPase TssH — MPDKLKTLIAKLDDGCRRAAERAASLCLARGHYEVDVEHIFLALLEQPQSDLALICRRHDVSTSALQRDLEAELARLRSGNTRTPVFSPRVPVLLEHAWLVASLDSHLPRIRSAHLLLALLTESSLAQVAQRASSHFARFRVDDLKHRLAELTDGSAESDGAVRVPDAAAGGEPALAGRTPALDQFTTDLTQRAAAGRLDPVIGRDAEIRQVIDILMRRRQNNPILTGEAGVGKTAVVEGLALRIAAGDVPPALQGVSLHVLDLGLLQAGASVKGEFENRLKTVIDEVKKSPHPVILFIDEAHTMIGSGGTAGQNDAANLLKPALARGELRTVAATTWSEYKKYFEKDAALARRFQVVKVEEPSEPIAAAMLRGMAALMEQHFKVRVLDEAVTEAVRLSARYINGRQLPDKAIGVLDTACAKVALGQSSTPAPIEDAARRIERLDAEAVALRREAAAGADHEAKLAELAAKRDSVQADLDALKTRFEAEKALVAEIQALRAELEAAPPCAADPAARKKSAKKPGAGPTALHARLDELAALQGETPLVPMQVDGLVVAEIVSAWTGIPLGKMVRNEIATVMNLKALLQERVIGQDHALAAVAQRVRTARANLEDPGKPKGVFLFVGPSGVGKTETALALADLLYGGERKLVTINMSEYQEAHSVSGLKGSPPGYVGYGEGGVLTEAVRRNPYSVVLLDEVEKAHPDVLELFFQVFDKGVLEDAEGREVDFRNTIIVLTSNVGSSQIMQACLNKAPADLPAADALAEALRPVLYKSFKPAFLGRLKVVPFYPIGDAVLEQIIRLKLDRIARRVAGNHRADFRYDDKLVEAVLARCTEVDTGARNIDHILNGTLLPEVAEQVLARMADGTAIERIKVTAVRNGDFRYAVS, encoded by the coding sequence ATGCCCGACAAGCTCAAGACCCTGATTGCCAAACTCGACGACGGCTGCCGGCGTGCTGCCGAGCGCGCCGCCAGCCTGTGCCTGGCGCGCGGCCACTACGAGGTGGATGTCGAACACATCTTCCTGGCCCTGCTGGAACAGCCGCAGAGTGACCTTGCGCTGATCTGCAGGCGCCACGACGTGTCTACCAGCGCACTGCAGCGAGATTTGGAGGCCGAACTGGCGAGGCTTCGAAGCGGCAACACGCGCACGCCGGTGTTCAGTCCGCGCGTGCCTGTGCTGCTGGAACATGCCTGGCTCGTGGCGTCGCTCGACTCACATCTGCCGCGCATCCGCAGTGCGCACCTGCTGCTGGCCTTGCTGACCGAGTCGTCGCTCGCACAAGTCGCCCAGCGAGCCAGCAGTCATTTCGCGCGCTTTCGGGTCGACGACCTGAAGCACCGCCTGGCCGAGCTGACCGACGGCTCAGCCGAATCCGACGGCGCCGTGCGCGTACCCGATGCAGCAGCCGGCGGCGAGCCCGCCTTGGCGGGCCGGACGCCGGCACTGGACCAGTTCACCACCGACCTCACGCAACGCGCTGCTGCGGGCCGGCTCGATCCGGTGATCGGCCGAGACGCCGAGATCCGTCAGGTCATCGACATCCTGATGCGCAGACGCCAGAACAACCCCATCCTCACCGGCGAGGCGGGTGTCGGCAAGACGGCCGTGGTGGAGGGGCTGGCACTGCGCATCGCCGCGGGGGACGTGCCGCCTGCGCTGCAGGGCGTGAGCCTGCATGTGCTGGATCTGGGCCTGCTGCAGGCCGGCGCCAGCGTCAAGGGCGAGTTCGAGAACCGCCTGAAGACCGTGATCGACGAGGTCAAGAAGAGCCCGCATCCCGTCATCCTGTTCATCGACGAAGCGCACACGATGATCGGCTCCGGCGGCACCGCCGGCCAGAACGACGCCGCCAACCTGCTGAAGCCCGCGCTGGCCCGGGGCGAGCTGCGCACCGTCGCCGCGACCACGTGGAGCGAGTACAAAAAGTACTTCGAGAAAGACGCCGCGCTCGCCCGCCGCTTCCAGGTCGTGAAGGTCGAGGAGCCGAGCGAGCCCATCGCCGCAGCGATGCTGCGCGGCATGGCAGCGCTGATGGAGCAGCACTTCAAGGTCCGCGTGCTCGACGAGGCCGTAACTGAAGCCGTGCGGCTTTCGGCGCGCTACATCAACGGCCGGCAACTGCCCGACAAGGCGATCGGTGTGCTGGATACCGCGTGTGCAAAGGTCGCACTGGGGCAGAGTTCGACGCCGGCACCGATCGAGGACGCCGCGCGCCGCATCGAGCGGCTCGATGCCGAAGCCGTCGCGCTGCGGCGTGAAGCCGCCGCCGGCGCCGACCACGAGGCGAAGCTGGCCGAACTGGCCGCCAAGCGCGACTCGGTGCAGGCGGACCTGGACGCGCTCAAGACCCGCTTCGAGGCCGAGAAGGCGTTGGTCGCCGAGATCCAGGCGCTGCGTGCGGAGCTGGAAGCCGCGCCTCCATGTGCGGCCGATCCGGCGGCCAGGAAGAAGAGCGCGAAGAAGCCCGGCGCCGGGCCCACCGCCCTGCACGCCCGCCTCGACGAGCTCGCGGCGCTGCAAGGCGAGACCCCGCTGGTGCCGATGCAGGTCGACGGGCTGGTCGTCGCCGAGATCGTCTCCGCCTGGACCGGCATCCCGCTGGGCAAGATGGTCAGGAACGAGATCGCCACCGTCATGAACCTGAAGGCGCTGCTCCAGGAGCGCGTCATCGGCCAGGACCACGCGCTCGCCGCCGTCGCCCAGCGCGTGCGCACCGCGCGCGCCAACCTCGAAGACCCGGGCAAGCCCAAGGGCGTGTTCCTGTTCGTCGGGCCCAGTGGCGTCGGCAAGACCGAGACCGCGCTCGCCCTCGCTGACCTGCTCTACGGCGGCGAGAGAAAGCTTGTGACTATCAACATGAGCGAGTACCAGGAGGCGCACTCAGTCAGCGGCCTCAAGGGCAGCCCGCCAGGCTACGTCGGCTACGGCGAGGGCGGTGTGCTCACCGAGGCCGTACGCCGCAACCCGTACAGCGTGGTGCTGCTCGACGAGGTGGAGAAGGCCCACCCTGACGTGCTGGAGCTCTTCTTTCAGGTCTTCGACAAGGGCGTGCTCGAAGACGCCGAAGGTCGCGAGGTCGACTTCCGCAACACGATCATCGTCCTCACGAGCAACGTCGGCTCCAGCCAGATCATGCAGGCCTGCCTGAACAAGGCACCGGCCGATTTGCCAGCGGCCGATGCGCTGGCCGAGGCGCTGCGCCCGGTTCTGTACAAGAGCTTCAAGCCTGCGTTCCTGGGACGTCTGAAGGTGGTGCCCTTCTACCCTATCGGCGACGCCGTGCTGGAGCAGATCATCCGCCTCAAGCTCGACCGCATCGCGCGCCGCGTAGCCGGCAACCACCGGGCCGACTTCCGGTATGACGACAAGCTGGTCGAGGCGGTTCTCGCGCGCTGCACCGAGGTCGACACCGGCGCCCGCAACATCGACCACATCCTCAACGGCACGCTGCTGCCCGAGGTGGCCGAGCAGGTGCTGGCCCGCATGGCCGACGGCACGGCGATCGAGCGCATCAAGGTCACCGCGGTGCGCAACGGCGACTTCCGTTATGCGGTCAGCTAG
- the tssK gene encoding type VI secretion system baseplate subunit TssK encodes MLPSSKVLWGEGLFLRPQHFQRQDAYHEWRLAEGMRTLHPYAWGVRKCRVDTDALASGVLRFAELQIVFPDGEMYAAPGEDDLPAPVSLATLPTGSTEFVFHAAMAPLRSAGSNSARGDAPADASTRFRQAAQDAADWFTAAAGADVVLLKRVVRVVAEHEPREHLVSLPLLRLRRQAAGGFEYDGRFMPPCVALQASPMLVSMLRRLIEMLQAKVDALYGFHREPSKHVIEFRSGDVASFWLLHTASSACAALTHYQHNPALHPERLFERLLELAGALMTFSKSFTLADLPPYRHDAPGPAFLKLDTIVRELLETVISTRYFAIALAEVRPSFHVGRLDSEQITLSTTLVLGVSAAMPAAELVDAVPLRLKVGGPDDVAKLVLSAMAGVRLVHMPQVPAAIPVRPGSYYFQFEARGPLYERMLQSQSVTIYVPSGIEEVRLELFALNA; translated from the coding sequence GTGCTGCCATCTTCCAAAGTTCTCTGGGGTGAAGGCCTCTTCCTGCGGCCGCAACACTTCCAGCGCCAGGACGCCTACCACGAGTGGCGCCTGGCCGAAGGCATGCGCACGCTGCATCCGTACGCCTGGGGCGTTCGCAAGTGCCGTGTCGACACCGACGCGCTGGCCAGCGGAGTTCTGCGTTTCGCCGAACTGCAGATCGTCTTTCCTGACGGTGAGATGTACGCCGCGCCAGGCGAAGACGACCTGCCCGCGCCGGTCAGTCTGGCGACGCTGCCGACGGGCTCGACCGAGTTCGTGTTCCACGCGGCGATGGCGCCGTTGCGCAGCGCTGGCAGCAACAGCGCGCGAGGCGATGCACCTGCCGATGCGTCTACGCGTTTTCGCCAGGCGGCTCAGGACGCGGCCGACTGGTTCACCGCCGCGGCCGGCGCCGACGTGGTGCTGCTCAAACGCGTGGTGCGTGTCGTCGCCGAGCATGAGCCGCGCGAACACCTGGTGAGTCTGCCGCTGCTGCGCCTGCGACGGCAGGCGGCCGGCGGCTTCGAGTACGACGGTCGCTTCATGCCGCCGTGCGTGGCGCTGCAGGCATCGCCCATGCTGGTGTCGATGCTGCGGCGGCTCATCGAGATGCTGCAGGCCAAGGTCGATGCGCTGTACGGCTTTCACCGCGAGCCGTCCAAGCACGTGATCGAGTTCCGCTCGGGCGACGTCGCTTCGTTCTGGCTGCTGCATACCGCCAGCTCGGCCTGCGCGGCGCTCACGCACTACCAGCACAACCCGGCCCTGCACCCCGAGCGCCTGTTCGAGCGCCTGCTTGAGCTGGCAGGGGCGCTGATGACCTTCTCCAAGAGCTTCACGCTCGCCGATCTGCCGCCGTACCGCCACGATGCGCCCGGGCCGGCCTTCCTGAAGCTCGACACCATCGTGCGTGAACTGCTGGAGACCGTGATCTCCACGCGCTACTTCGCGATTGCACTGGCCGAGGTGCGGCCGTCATTCCACGTCGGCCGGCTCGACAGCGAGCAGATCACGCTTTCCACCACGCTGGTGCTCGGCGTCAGCGCCGCAATGCCGGCTGCCGAGTTGGTCGACGCGGTGCCGCTGCGCCTGAAAGTCGGCGGCCCCGACGACGTCGCAAAGCTCGTGCTGTCGGCAATGGCCGGCGTGCGGCTGGTTCATATGCCTCAGGTCCCGGCCGCCATCCCGGTGCGCCCTGGCAGCTACTACTTCCAGTTCGAGGCGCGCGGGCCGCTCTATGAACGCATGTTGCAGAGCCAGTCGGTCACGATCTACGTGCCGTCGGGCATCGAGGAAGTGCGGCTCGAACTCTTCGCCCTCAACGCATAA
- the tssF gene encoding type VI secretion system baseplate subunit TssF — translation MKDLLPHYERELAFLRQHAGDFAQRYPKIAGRLMLSGDVGEDPHVERLIEAFALLTSRIHKRLDDDFPLFTESLLEVLYPHYLRPFPSCAVARLDVGGGAAQLTQGGVLPRGSLLSSRPVHGVTCRFRTAFSTALLPLRVVSAAFRGAVQAPDGTPVPPGATTLLSVELALVSPQARWSTLGAEAIRLHIDGEASQVAAVREAFFGRVQGALLQTSPHGPWQAAADAWPREVGFAEDEALIDFDARSHPAYRLLTEYFAFPEKFNFVDLPLPAALRDCAARSVTLHFPLSGVRSDSDEARLLETLTERNLLLGCTPVVNLFRQRAEPIRVTHSAEAYPVLPDARRAFGFEVHSVERVWRVRQSAQGEAIDEFRPFYSLQHDDLLADGEAAGRYWYVRRNEVVAEASPGFETELAIVDVDFDPAQPQTDTLSLEVMATNRDLPSQLSIANPGGDLFQDGGGIAREIRLLRKPTPTVRFERGRGALWRLISHLSLNHLSLSGGGIEALKEMLRLYDLPRSTSNRSVLEGLRGIDYRAATACLPGDPFPCFVRGIEVRLLVEEQRFAGSGLRLFAQVLDHFFGLYVHANSFTQLKLVSDRTQEELVTCPRRSGGSPLL, via the coding sequence ATGAAAGATCTGCTGCCGCACTACGAGCGCGAACTGGCGTTTCTACGCCAGCACGCGGGCGACTTTGCGCAGCGCTACCCCAAGATCGCCGGCCGGCTCATGCTGAGCGGAGACGTCGGCGAGGACCCGCACGTCGAACGCCTGATCGAGGCCTTCGCCCTCCTGACCTCGCGCATCCACAAGCGGTTGGACGACGACTTCCCGCTGTTCACCGAGTCATTGCTGGAGGTGCTGTACCCGCACTATCTGCGGCCCTTCCCGTCCTGTGCGGTCGCGCGTCTGGATGTGGGCGGCGGTGCGGCGCAGCTCACGCAAGGCGGCGTGCTGCCGCGAGGCAGCCTGCTCAGCAGCCGGCCGGTGCATGGCGTCACGTGCCGGTTCCGAACCGCCTTCTCCACGGCACTGCTGCCGCTGCGCGTAGTGTCGGCCGCCTTTCGCGGGGCCGTGCAGGCACCCGACGGCACGCCGGTGCCGCCCGGCGCGACCACACTTTTATCGGTGGAACTGGCGCTGGTGTCGCCGCAGGCCCGCTGGTCGACGCTGGGCGCCGAGGCGATCCGGCTGCACATCGATGGCGAGGCTTCGCAGGTCGCCGCGGTGCGCGAAGCCTTCTTCGGCCGCGTGCAGGGCGCGTTGCTCCAGACCTCCCCCCACGGCCCCTGGCAGGCCGCAGCCGATGCATGGCCGCGCGAGGTGGGCTTCGCCGAAGACGAGGCTCTGATCGATTTCGACGCGCGCTCCCATCCCGCGTACCGCCTGCTCACCGAGTACTTCGCCTTCCCGGAGAAGTTCAACTTCGTCGACCTGCCGCTGCCCGCTGCGCTAAGGGATTGCGCCGCTCGCAGCGTCACGCTGCATTTCCCCCTGAGCGGCGTGCGCAGCGATTCCGATGAGGCACGTCTTCTTGAAACACTCACGGAGCGCAACCTTCTGCTGGGCTGCACCCCGGTGGTCAACCTGTTTCGCCAGCGCGCCGAGCCGATCCGCGTGACGCACAGCGCCGAGGCCTACCCGGTGTTGCCCGACGCACGGCGCGCTTTCGGTTTCGAGGTCCACTCGGTTGAACGGGTCTGGCGCGTGCGCCAGTCTGCGCAGGGGGAGGCAATCGACGAGTTCCGCCCGTTCTACTCGCTGCAGCACGACGATTTACTGGCCGACGGCGAGGCCGCTGGCCGTTACTGGTACGTGCGACGCAATGAGGTGGTGGCCGAGGCCAGCCCGGGTTTCGAGACCGAACTGGCCATCGTCGACGTCGACTTCGACCCCGCACAGCCGCAGACCGACACCTTGTCGCTTGAGGTGATGGCGACCAACAGGGACCTGCCTAGCCAGCTGTCGATCGCAAACCCTGGCGGCGATCTCTTCCAGGACGGAGGCGGCATCGCACGCGAGATTCGCCTGCTGCGCAAACCCACGCCAACAGTGCGCTTCGAGCGCGGGCGTGGTGCGCTGTGGCGGCTGATATCGCACCTGTCCCTGAACCATCTGTCGCTGTCGGGCGGTGGCATCGAGGCGTTGAAGGAGATGCTGCGCCTCTACGACCTGCCGCGTAGCACCAGCAACCGCAGCGTGCTGGAAGGCCTGCGCGGCATCGACTACCGGGCGGCCACGGCCTGCCTGCCGGGTGACCCCTTTCCCTGCTTCGTGCGGGGCATCGAGGTGCGACTGCTGGTCGAAGAACAGCGCTTCGCCGGCAGCGGCCTGCGCCTGTTCGCGCAGGTGCTGGACCATTTCTTCGGCCTGTACGTGCACGCCAACAGCTTCACCCAGTTGAAGCTGGTGTCGGATCGCACGCAGGAGGAGCTCGTCACGTGCCCCCGGCGCAGCGGCGGCAGCCCCCTGCTGTAA
- the tssE gene encoding type VI secretion system baseplate subunit TssE, whose translation MQRFAPYLLDRLIDASPEDATRPMLTLEQLKDTVARDVEALLNSRRGGGADDMRGHVLARRSVLAFGLDDFAARSMASTTDQAFICHAIERAIDDHEPRLRNVRVQLNPREVSKQNLKFTIRAMLKVHPMQAPVNFDAMLQTSTQQYAVTAARRPAAETAP comes from the coding sequence ATGCAGCGCTTTGCGCCGTACCTGCTCGACCGGCTCATCGACGCCTCGCCCGAAGACGCGACGCGACCGATGCTCACGCTCGAACAGCTGAAGGACACCGTCGCTCGCGACGTGGAGGCGCTCCTGAACTCTCGTCGCGGCGGCGGCGCGGATGACATGCGCGGCCATGTGCTCGCACGGCGTTCGGTTCTGGCCTTCGGCCTCGATGACTTCGCGGCCCGTTCGATGGCCAGCACCACCGATCAGGCGTTCATCTGCCACGCCATAGAACGGGCCATCGACGACCACGAGCCTCGGCTTCGCAATGTCCGTGTCCAGCTCAATCCGCGCGAAGTGTCCAAGCAGAACTTGAAGTTCACTATCCGCGCGATGCTGAAGGTGCACCCGATGCAGGCGCCGGTCAACTTCGACGCCATGCTTCAGACCAGCACGCAGCAGTATGCGGTGACCGCCGCCCGCCGCCCTGCGGCCGAGACTGCGCCATGA